TCAAAGGTTTATTGCTGAGTTTTTTGCTGAAGAAGAACAGTCTATGCCACTAGCTTCTTTAGCAGCTCGCTTTGCTGCCAAGGAAGCCGTTAAAAAGGCACTGAATACTCCAAGCATTCTTTTCAAGAATATTGTAATCGGCTCTCCCGCACGCGAGGCTAAAATAGTCGGCCAAGAAATTCAAGGCAGGGTGTGGGTATCCATAAGCCACGAGAAAGATAATGCCGTAGCCATAGCCATTTGGGAGGCGGATTAATGTGATTCCTCTGGTTGGAAATAACATGAAGAGTATTGAGAGTATTCTTTTCGAGGATTACCAAGTAGAACCTGCTGCGTTAATGGAGGTTGCAGGCAGAAGCGTAGCCGAGCAGGTTGTTAGTCTAGCGAATCCAAAAACAGTGGGCGTGGTAGCTGGCAAAGGTAACAACGGTGGGGATGCGCTTACCTGTGCACGTTTTCTACTGGATAGAGGAATAAACGTTAAGGTGTTCTCTTTAGAGAGTTCTGTTCGCTTGACTTACTTGTTGGATGAAGGAGCTGTGGTTTGCAAAGACATAAAACAGCTGCAGGATTGTGATGTGCTGGTAGACGGTCTGTTTGGCTATGGTTTTAGACCGCCCGCGGGAGAGGCATATGCCACTTTAATCAATGAAATGAATGCTTTGTCACTTCCCGTGGTTAGCATTGACATGCCTTCTGGACTTCCTGCTGAAGGCATGGTGGAAGAACCCATCGTACAGGCGGAACTCACAGTTTTTTTGGGTTTACCGAAGGTTAATGCTGTGACTGGATTGGGTTTAATGAGGAGCGGCAGGTTTGTCTTGGATGGTCTTGGGTATGGTAGGTTCTTAGAAAGCCATGCTGAAAGTTTAGCGTATTCGATTGAATCTACCGATGCAGAAAAAATAATGGCAAGTGGGATAGCGATGCCTTACCATAAAAGAGAGGCAGGACTAGTAAGTGTAGTGGCTGGGTCAGAACATTTTCCTGGAGCAGCTCTTTTAGTAGTAAAAACACTTTTACTAATGGGGGCAGGACTTGTTTATATAAAAAGTGATCAGCACGTGGAAGAGCTTGTTATAAGTGAATTTCCTCAAGTAGTCAGAGGTGATGGACCAGGTGCAAAAGTTATTGGTCCGGGTCTTGAAGATGTATCTTTGGCTTTATCTATGGCTGCCACAGATTTTCCAAAAGTCATTGATGCTGGTGGTTTGCGTTCAGAGGTGCTTGAGCACGCCAAAAATGCAGTGATAACGCCCCACGAAGGTGAGGCTGCGCGTCTTCTCAATACGAGCGTGGAAGAGGTAAGGAGGAATCGATACAATGCAGCGAAACGCCTCTATGAACGATTTGGACACGTAGTTTTGTTAAAAGGCCCGGGAACCATTATCTATGATGGCCAAAGGTGGCTCGTCATCCCCATTAACGAACCAAGGTTAGCTACCGGGGGTACAGGAGACGTTTTATCCGGTCTAATCGGCTTCTTTTTGAGCAGAGGAATGACTTTGGCTGATGCAGCCGTATCGGCTGCTTATTTACATGCAAAGTGTGCTTCGGAGTTTTCTACGGGTTTGAATTTGAATAAGTTCATAGAAAGGATTGCTGAATCCTGGTGGGCCCATTATGACCGTTGACGAAGCTGCTGTTTACATAAGGAACAACGTGGACATAGTAGAAGTAGTTTCACGCTATGTGAGTCTAAAAAAAGTTGGCAGAAACTACTTTGGTTTGTGCCCTTTCCACAGCGAGAAAACGCCTTCATTTAGTGTTAATCCTGGTAAGGGTATTTTTAAGTGCTTTGGCTGTGGGGAAGGTGGTGACGTTATTAAGTTTCTTTCAAAGATTGAGAATGTAAGTTATCGTGAAGCTGTAAAAATGCTTGCTACGGAGGTTGGTATCTCTGTAGACGAGAATTCAGAGACAGAAAAAATTTTGCAAGTTTTGGAAGAGGCACGCAGATTGATGAATGGTGTACTGCTTACCAGAAGTGGGGCTTTGGCACTGAGCTACCTTAGTAACAGAGGAGTGAAGGCGGAAACAATAGGTATCTTTGGTTTGGGATACGACCCCACTCGCGATTTTTTGCAGAAAGCATTGATTAGAAAGGGTTTTACCGCTGATCTAGTGAGAAAAGCTGGGCTTACAAATAGCATCGGTAATGACTTCTTTGGCCGAAGAGTCGTCTTTCCCATTGAGAACCTAAGTAGGAGAACCATCGGATTTGGAGCAAGATCTTTGGATGAGACTAACCCTGTTAAGTACTTAAACACGGGCGAGACGGCAACGTTCAAGAAGTCTCGAGTGCTTTACGGCATTAGTCAAGCTTTGCCTAGCATTGATAAGACCAAGTCTGTGATATTGGTGGAGGGCTATTTCGATGCTGTGGTGCTTAGTCAAGAGGGTTTCTCAAATGTGGTAGCTATTCTGGGTACAACAGTAACGCCCGAGCAGTCTCGTTTGCTCAGCCGCAAAGTTAGGAGGGCTACTTTTCTTCTAGATTCAGACGATGCCGGGATTATGGCCGCTTTGAAGGGCTGTTTTGTTCTGCTGTCGCAAAATATTGAACCCTCTGTGGCTTTGCTGCCAGAGGGAGTGGATCCTGACGAAATGGCATTAAGATCCAGGAACAAACTTAGTGAAATCCTTTCAGCACCTATAAACTTGTTCAAATTTCTGGAACTGTGTGCTGCAAGATACTTCGGTGGCATGCGTTCTCCAGAGTTTTTGGAAGCACTGTCGCAAAACCTGAGGGGTTTAACTACATCGCCGTTACTTGAGATGGCTCTAAATGAGCTTGGAGAGAAGATGGGTTTAGAAACCAAAACCCTTCAGTCTTTTTTGTCTTCTCGGGGAGCCAAATTGGAGCGCAGTGAAGAAGATATATATAACGCTGTGAGTAAGAAAAAACCTGTTGATGTTGAAAGTATTGAGGAACAGATGGCTAAGCTTCTCATAAACACCCCCGAGCTGAGCACCATTCTTGTAGAAGACGAGTATTTTTACCCTTATACGCCCGGACTCAGAGAAGTTCTGGATGCAATAAAGGACTGGGATCCTGAAAGGGATACGGCTGAAAAGTATGTTGAACTGTTTCCACCTTATCTAAGGGACTTAGTGGAAGAATCGATGTCGGAGAATTTTGGTACATATCAGCAAAAGGAGAAAATGCTAAAGGAACTTTTGGGACGCTGGAGGGTTAAAGACCTGGACAATTACATTAACAAACTTAGTTCGCAGCTGGCGGAATCTCATGATGAGGGTTTGCTTGAACAATTGCAGGAGGTTCTTAGTGAACGTGATGAAATAAGCAGGCAGCTACAGGGGTTAGAATAGTATAAGTGCGTTTAAGTGCGCTGTTTTTTGGGTATACCTTTAAAGAGAAGTCCGCTTACAGAGGTGGTGTGTCGAATAATATGGCAAGTAGAGGGAAAAAAGCAAAGAAGGATCTGACTGAAGAGTTAGAAAACCTCTACAACAAAAAATTTGGTTTGATGGAAGAGGATGTCGACCTCCTCATCAATAGTCTGAACCCTGAAGATCTTGATGTGGATGAGATTGACATGTTCCTCGAGGAAAAAGGGATAAGTATTATCCCTGAGGAGCCCAGAATTTATGGGGAAAATGTCTCATATGAACAGGGTCTTCCTGAGGAAGAAGAGCAAGTAAGAGAGCTCATGCAGGTTTACCTGCATGATGTGGGTCAATATGATTTGCTTACTGCTGAGCAAGAACGTATATTGGCCCAGAGAATTGA
The genomic region above belongs to Coprothermobacter proteolyticus DSM 5265 and contains:
- a CDS encoding NAD(P)H-hydrate epimerase — protein: MIPLVGNNMKSIESILFEDYQVEPAALMEVAGRSVAEQVVSLANPKTVGVVAGKGNNGGDALTCARFLLDRGINVKVFSLESSVRLTYLLDEGAVVCKDIKQLQDCDVLVDGLFGYGFRPPAGEAYATLINEMNALSLPVVSIDMPSGLPAEGMVEEPIVQAELTVFLGLPKVNAVTGLGLMRSGRFVLDGLGYGRFLESHAESLAYSIESTDAEKIMASGIAMPYHKREAGLVSVVAGSEHFPGAALLVVKTLLLMGAGLVYIKSDQHVEELVISEFPQVVRGDGPGAKVIGPGLEDVSLALSMAATDFPKVIDAGGLRSEVLEHAKNAVITPHEGEAARLLNTSVEEVRRNRYNAAKRLYERFGHVVLLKGPGTIIYDGQRWLVIPINEPRLATGGTGDVLSGLIGFFLSRGMTLADAAVSAAYLHAKCASEFSTGLNLNKFIERIAESWWAHYDR
- the dnaG gene encoding DNA primase — translated: MTVDEAAVYIRNNVDIVEVVSRYVSLKKVGRNYFGLCPFHSEKTPSFSVNPGKGIFKCFGCGEGGDVIKFLSKIENVSYREAVKMLATEVGISVDENSETEKILQVLEEARRLMNGVLLTRSGALALSYLSNRGVKAETIGIFGLGYDPTRDFLQKALIRKGFTADLVRKAGLTNSIGNDFFGRRVVFPIENLSRRTIGFGARSLDETNPVKYLNTGETATFKKSRVLYGISQALPSIDKTKSVILVEGYFDAVVLSQEGFSNVVAILGTTVTPEQSRLLSRKVRRATFLLDSDDAGIMAALKGCFVLLSQNIEPSVALLPEGVDPDEMALRSRNKLSEILSAPINLFKFLELCAARYFGGMRSPEFLEALSQNLRGLTTSPLLEMALNELGEKMGLETKTLQSFLSSRGAKLERSEEDIYNAVSKKKPVDVESIEEQMAKLLINTPELSTILVEDEYFYPYTPGLREVLDAIKDWDPERDTAEKYVELFPPYLRDLVEESMSENFGTYQQKEKMLKELLGRWRVKDLDNYINKLSSQLAESHDEGLLEQLQEVLSERDEISRQLQGLE
- a CDS encoding holo-ACP synthase; amino-acid sequence: MMVIRGVGIDIVSMSRFEKVYAKHGQRFIAEFFAEEEQSMPLASLAARFAAKEAVKKALNTPSILFKNIVIGSPAREAKIVGQEIQGRVWVSISHEKDNAVAIAIWEAD